DNA from Pirellulales bacterium:
GCGGGTGGTTCCGAAACCCGGCAGCCGGCGCGCATCGTACCGCGATCGCTGCGGACGGGCAATAAAATTCTGCTTCCCGCGATGTAAACCAACCTCACGCACTACCCAGCTTGACAGTTCCCGAGAGTACGACGATTCTGGAAATCGATCCCTCTTGCGATTTGCCGCTCCTCCTGGAATGGGCCTTTGATATGCGCGACCGATGGCGCAAGGCGTTGGGCGGCCTGGCAGCATGCCTGATCGTGCTGGCGCTCGTAGCGGCGCGGGCCGAACTCTGGTCCTGGCCGAGCAAGGCCGAAACAGAGCCCGCCGGCTCGGTCGAGGTTTATGTCTATAACCAGCGCGGCGAGCTTGTCGGGCCTGTCGAATCGCCCCGCGTGGTGCTCAGCGATCGCGAGTGGCGCAAGCGGCTGTCGGCCGAACAGTACAAGGTGCTACGCAGCCGAGGCACCGAGCAGGCTTTCTGCGGCGTCTTTCTCGACAATAAGCAGCACGGTGTTTACGCCTGCGCCGGCTGCCGGCTGCCGCTGTTCCTCTCGGGCGCGAAGTTCGACTCGGGCACTGGTTGGCCCAGCTTCTTTCAACCGGTCGCCCTGGAGAATCTGGCCGAGGCGAAAGACCTCAAGACAGGCGAGCTGCGCATCGAAGTCAACTGCGCTCGCTGCGACGCGCACCTGGGGCACGTCTTTGACGACGGCCCAGCGCCGCGCGGGCTGCGCTATTGCCTCAACTCGGCGGCGCTTGACTTCACGGCCGACGATC
Protein-coding regions in this window:
- the msrB gene encoding peptide-methionine (R)-S-oxide reductase MsrB is translated as MTVPESTTILEIDPSCDLPLLLEWAFDMRDRWRKALGGLAACLIVLALVAARAELWSWPSKAETEPAGSVEVYVYNQRGELVGPVESPRVVLSDREWRKRLSAEQYKVLRSRGTEQAFCGVFLDNKQHGVYACAGCRLPLFLSGAKFDSGTGWPSFFQPVALENLAEAKDLKTGELRIEVNCARCDAHLGHVFDDGPAPRGLRYCLNSAALDFTADDQLKSLADPAAETASPTAEE